DNA sequence from the Halococcus salifodinae DSM 8989 genome:
GGGCGGCTCGTCAACGACAACCTCATCATGTACGATCGAGCCACCGAGCACTGGTGGCCGCAGGTCCTCGCGACGGCGATCCCCGGCTGGAACGCGGACGGCGACGCGAGCGGCACCGACGGCGGAAGGACGAACGGAGCCGGGAGCGTGCAGTCGAACACATCCGGAAGTGCGACATCGAACACATCCAGAGACGGGACGCCGAACGCCACGATCGGGCGGTCGCTCCGGGAGTTCCGCGTCGTCTGGACGACGTGGCAACGGTGGCGAGACCAGTTCCCGGACACCCGCGTGCTCACCGAGGACACCGGGTACATTCGGGATTACGGACAGGACCCGTACGGTTCGTACAGCCCACCGAGCGGCTACTACGAACCCGAAAGCGAGCCGCTGTTCCCGCCGCTCGACACCGACGACCGATACCCGACGAAGGCGGTCGTCGTGGGAGCGCGAACGACCGACGGCGCGATCGCCTTCCACAAGCGCTCGCTCCGGCGCGAGGGAGTTATCACAGGCTCGCTTGACGGGACGCCACACGTCGGCGTCCACGACGACCGCCTCGATACAGCGTACGTCTACCGCAACGCCGACGGGGCGTCGGTCACGACCACGCCCGACGGTGTCCGGGTCGCGGACACCGTCCATCCGCCGGACGAACTCCCGCTGGAACGAGTCCACGCGTTCGATGCCATGTGGTTCGCGTGGCACGGGTTCTATCCGGCAACGAGCGTCTATGGCTGAGTCGATCCGTCGAACGCTTCGAACTCTCCGCATCGTCGCCAGCCGCTGGGACGCGCGGGCGATCCTCACCCTCACCGGGCTCGCGTACCTGATCGGTTACTCGTTCGCGGTCGGCGATCTCGCGCTCACCGGCCGTGGCGGTATCTCGCTACTCGTCGTCGACGCACCGCTCGATCGGGCGTTCCAGTCGACCGGCTATCTCTCGTTCGAACCGATCGCCGCGGTCGAAGCCGGCCCGCTCACGTACCTCTTCTCGCCGATCGACGCCGGCCTCGCACTCGTGCTCGCAGCCCTCGTCGGCATCAACGTCGCGCTGACGTATCTGGGGCTGGTGCAGCCGCGTGCCTGCGGGATGGAATCCTCGGTCGGGCTGCTGGCGGCGGTTCCCGCCCTGTTTTCGGGGGCGGCCTGCTGTGGTCCGGTCGTCCTGATCGCGATCGGCGTGCAGGCGACGGGGGCGGTGATCGCCGGGTTCCAGTTGCTCCTCCCGATCGCGGTGGGACTGCTGGCGCTCAGCGTGGTACTCGTCGGACGACGGATCGACCCGACGCTCGCGTAACCCGCCAGCTACCCTGCTGTCGCCGATGGTCGCGCGATCGATCCGGTGTCGAGCGCCCGGTCGCGGACGGCCACACGAGATCAGCCGTCGAAGAAGGCCTCGGGACCGTGGTCGTCCTGCCACGCGAATGCGAACAGGCGTCGGGTCGGCAAGCGTTCGAGCTGTCTCCCGTCGGCCCCACGGCCCGTCTCGACGTCCCATTCGGTGCCGTCGGCCCGGACGGTCTGGGAGTCGTCGGTGGATTCGAACGCATGGCCTGGCTGCTTGAAGGCGTGGATGGTGTCGGCAGTCGCGAACACCACGACGTCGGTCTCGCCGACGGTCGTCTCGACCACGCCGCCCGCCTCGCGGACGCGCTCCAGCGGGAATCCGCACGCCTCGCCGTCGCGCTCAACGCCCAGCACCACCGCTTTCGGCGCGAGATCCGTCCGATCCCACGTCCGCGTCGCCCCGCCGTCGCTGTCGCGGTGGGCGTCGAGGCCGAACCCCTCGCCTGTGAAGTACGAGTCGTACGGTTCGACGTCGTACCGGATCGTCGCCGGCGCATCGTCGTCGCTCGCCGCCTCGCTCTCCCCGCCGGGTGGCTGGAGCACCACGCCATCGGGATACTCCGCGGCGAACCCCTCATAGGAGTAGGTTCCGGCCGGGAGCACCGAGAGCGATCGGCCCTCGAACGCGCCCGCGAGACACTCGCCGGTCGACTGCTTCCACTCGGCGTCGGTCTCGCGGTCGTACATCACGAGGTCGTCGTCGGCGAGCTTGCCCGAGACGCCGAAGGTTAGCACCCGCTTGTCGACAGCGGCATCGTAGACGATCGCGCTGGCACAGAGCGGACACCACGTGACCGCGATCGGTCGATCACCGGTCGCGTCGTTCACGATCTCGTGGTAGTGCAACACCCGGATCGGGTACGCCCGCGGCGGAACGGACGCGGCATCGGACTCGACGACGATCACCAGGTCGTCGGGATCGCCGAAGTAGTCGGTATCGAACGCCGGATCGTCGATGCTGGGGATCGCGTCCTTCGGGACGACCTGTCGGACGTTCATGGACGGATCGTCGTGGCGGACGGCCTTGTACTGACGGCCCGCGGACGTGGTACCGTACGGTCGTTCGTGTCGCTCATCACCGAACGGACCGCAGCATTGATATAAATACCCCCAACAGGGGTTGGGGGAACGTTTAGGCAGCAACGACGACTGTCTGTGATACGATTTCACATGGCATCCAATCTCGGCGTCGACGTCGGTGGCACCTTCACCGACGTCATCGTGTTCGACGAAGACACTCACGAACTCACGATCGACAAAGTGCTGTCAACGCCGGCGAATCCATCGGAGGGCGTGCTCGCCGGCGTGGAGGAGGCGACCGGGAAGGCCGGCGCGTCGGTGGCCGATCTGGAGCTGCTCTTCCACGGAACGACGGTCGTGACAAACATGCTGCTCGAAGAGACCGGCTCGCGCGTCGGCCTCATCACCTCAGCGGGCCACGAAGACATCCTTCACCTCGCGCGGGCGTGGACGCCTGGCCCGCTGTACGGCTGGATGGACATGGAGAAGCCCGATCCGCTCGCCGACCTCGTGGACACGCGTGGGGTCTCGGGCACGATCAGCTCACCCGAGGGAAAAGTGACCGAGCCGCTTGACGAGGCCGCGGTCCGCGAGACGGTGCGCGACCTCGCCGACAGGGGCGTCGAATCGCTGACCGTCGCGCTGCTCAACTCGTATCTCAACCCGACACACGAGGAGCGCGTCCGGGAGATCGTCGCTGAGGAAGCGCCGGAGCTGCCGGTGTCGATCTCGGCGGAGATCGTCCCCGAGTACGGCGAGTATGAGCGGACGCTCACGACGGTCATCAACGACTACGCGCGCCCGCACGTCATCGACTATCTCGACGAACTCGACGCCGCGCTCGAAAGTGCTGGATCGACGGCGACGATGAACGTCGTCCGCTCGGACGGCGGGCTGATGAGCTCCGGGGCGGCGAAAAATCATCCCGTCGAGCTCGCGCTCTCGGGCCCGAGCGGTGGCGTAGTCGGTGCGGCGACCATCGCGGAGAAGAAGGGTGTGCCGGACGTGCTGACCCTCGATATGGGCGGCACCTCGACTGACGTCTCGCTCGTCGAGGACTACACGGCCGAGACGACCCGCCAGACGAAGGTCGGCTACCGCGAGTTCAAGTCCCGGGCCGTCGACGTGAACACCGTCGGGGCCGGCGGCGGCTCGATCGCCCGCGTCCAGCTCAGCGGCTCGCTCCAGGTCGGCCCGGAGAGCTCCGGTGCGGACCCCGGTCCGGCCTGCTACGGCCAGGGCGGCGAGGAGCCGACGGTGACCGACGCCAACGTCGTTCTCGGGCGCATCCCACCGATGGTACAGCTCGGCGGGACGATGGAGCTCGACCGCGAGGCTGCCCACGAGGTCATCGAGGACATCGCCGACGAGCGCGGGAGTTCGGTCGAGGAGGCCGCACAGGCCATTCTCGACATCGTGAACGAGAACATGCACAGCGCGCTCCGGGTCGTCTCGGTCGAGCGCGGCTACGACCCGCGCGAGTTCGGCCTCGTCGCTTTCGGCGGTGCCGGCCCGATGCACGCCAACGCGCTCGCCGACGTGATGGGTGCCTATCCACTGGTCGTCCCGCCGGGACCGGGCGTGATGAGTGCCTTCGGCTTCCTCACGAGCGACGTCCAGAACGAGTTCTCCGAGACCTATCTCGAAACCGACCGCGACGTCGACGGCGACGATGTCCACGCCGAACTGCTGGCGCTCCGCGAGGAGGCGACCGACTGGCTCGACTCGGAGGGCGTCGACGAGGCCGACCACGTCTTCGAGTACTACGCCGACTGCCGGTACTTCCGCCAGGACATCCAGATGTCGATCCCCATCGATCTCGACAACCTCCGGAGCGAGACGGGCCTCGCCGAAATCAAGGCCGATTTCGAGGAGCGTCACGACAGGCGGTTCGGCTTCTCGCTCGACGCACCCCTCGAAATCGCCAACCTCCGCGTCATCGGGAAAGGTACTGTCGAGGGTGTCACCATCGAGGAACACGACCTGACCGAGGAGGTCCCGAGTGCGGCGAAGGTCGACACCGACGAGGTCTACTTCGACGGCGAGTACCACGAGACCGGGATCTACGACCGCGCGGAGCTGTTGCCTGGCAATGAACTCAACGGCCCGGCGATCGTGGTCGCGGACGACGCGACCATCGTGGTACAGCCCGATCACGTCGCGACGGTCGATCGCTACGCCAACGTCGAGATCAACCGAGGTGGTGGCGCATGAGCACCGGAACTCCTGAATTCGTCGGTGAGCACGACATCGACGCGACGACGCTCGACATCGTCGAGAGCACGCTCGAAAACACGCGCCACGAGATGGATCGCGTGCTGGAGACGACGGCGATCAGCCCCGTCATCCGCGAGCAGTCAGACCAGTTCCCGCTCATCGCCGACCCGGAGGGTCGGATGGTGATGGGGCAGTTCGGCTCCGCCATCGAGACCATCATCGCGAACGCCAGCTTCGGGTGGGAGGACCTGGAGGACGGCGACGTCGTCGCCACCAACGACCCCTACATGTGTGCAGGGGCGATGTCACACACCCCCGACATGCTCCTCCTGCGCCCGATCTTCTACGAGGACGAGCGCGTCGGCTTCGCCAGCCAGTGGGGCAACCTGATGGATGTCGGCGGCAAGACCCCCGGCAGCAT
Encoded proteins:
- a CDS encoding DUF3179 domain-containing protein yields the protein MNDRVTRRGFVATVGAIAIAGCSGVTGDRSSDRSTAMDDSATSAATTSTASGEGSLPPLADRSLVLPMEPPQLREAAVSGGVSKDGIPAIDQPRFEAAGQVGGRLAPGDVVFGIARNGVAKAYPQSILVHHEVCNDTLDGTPIGVTYCPLTGTAVGFERGETTFGVSGRLVNDNLIMYDRATEHWWPQVLATAIPGWNADGDASGTDGGRTNGAGSVQSNTSGSATSNTSRDGTPNATIGRSLREFRVVWTTWQRWRDQFPDTRVLTEDTGYIRDYGQDPYGSYSPPSGYYEPESEPLFPPLDTDDRYPTKAVVVGARTTDGAIAFHKRSLRREGVITGSLDGTPHVGVHDDRLDTAYVYRNADGASVTTTPDGVRVADTVHPPDELPLERVHAFDAMWFAWHGFYPATSVYG
- a CDS encoding DUF3179 domain-containing protein, which gives rise to MNVRQVVPKDAIPSIDDPAFDTDYFGDPDDLVIVVESDAASVPPRAYPIRVLHYHEIVNDATGDRPIAVTWCPLCASAIVYDAAVDKRVLTFGVSGKLADDDLVMYDRETDAEWKQSTGECLAGAFEGRSLSVLPAGTYSYEGFAAEYPDGVVLQPPGGESEAASDDDAPATIRYDVEPYDSYFTGEGFGLDAHRDSDGGATRTWDRTDLAPKAVVLGVERDGEACGFPLERVREAGGVVETTVGETDVVVFATADTIHAFKQPGHAFESTDDSQTVRADGTEWDVETGRGADGRQLERLPTRRLFAFAWQDDHGPEAFFDG
- a CDS encoding hydantoinase/oxoprolinase family protein, with translation MASNLGVDVGGTFTDVIVFDEDTHELTIDKVLSTPANPSEGVLAGVEEATGKAGASVADLELLFHGTTVVTNMLLEETGSRVGLITSAGHEDILHLARAWTPGPLYGWMDMEKPDPLADLVDTRGVSGTISSPEGKVTEPLDEAAVRETVRDLADRGVESLTVALLNSYLNPTHEERVREIVAEEAPELPVSISAEIVPEYGEYERTLTTVINDYARPHVIDYLDELDAALESAGSTATMNVVRSDGGLMSSGAAKNHPVELALSGPSGGVVGAATIAEKKGVPDVLTLDMGGTSTDVSLVEDYTAETTRQTKVGYREFKSRAVDVNTVGAGGGSIARVQLSGSLQVGPESSGADPGPACYGQGGEEPTVTDANVVLGRIPPMVQLGGTMELDREAAHEVIEDIADERGSSVEEAAQAILDIVNENMHSALRVVSVERGYDPREFGLVAFGGAGPMHANALADVMGAYPLVVPPGPGVMSAFGFLTSDVQNEFSETYLETDRDVDGDDVHAELLALREEATDWLDSEGVDEADHVFEYYADCRYFRQDIQMSIPIDLDNLRSETGLAEIKADFEERHDRRFGFSLDAPLEIANLRVIGKGTVEGVTIEEHDLTEEVPSAAKVDTDEVYFDGEYHETGIYDRAELLPGNELNGPAIVVADDATIVVQPDHVATVDRYANVEINRGGGA